A window from Zingiber officinale cultivar Zhangliang chromosome 7A, Zo_v1.1, whole genome shotgun sequence encodes these proteins:
- the LOC121999307 gene encoding protein LIFEGUARD 2-like: MSELNPTLGICEEMRPQYEKGADLEVGRLRTLSSNMTKSPELRYVFIKKVYFILTLQLALTVAVAIMVILVKLVSHIFVSSGAGLARLGVYICLSILPLIFLCPLCYIYQERHFNFLLLGLFTVSTSFAVGMTRASTNGKVILEAAILTAVVVLSLTLYTFWAARRGHDLNFLGPFLFAALWVVLVFALIQILFPLGKLSTMIYGGPAAMVFSDYIVYETNNLIKLYSYDLYIWAAISLYLDILNLFLSLLTLFRAADS, encoded by the exons ATGAGTGAATTGAATCCCACTCTTGGAATCTGCGAAGAGATGCGGCCCCAGTATGAGAAAGGTGCAGATTTGGAGGTCGGCAGGCTGCGTACACTCTCCTCTAACATGACCAAGAGCCCGGAGCTCCGATATGTCTTCATCAAGAAGGTTTACTTTATTCTCACCCTCCAATTGGCGTTGACTGTTG CCGTCGCCATCATGGTCATCTTGGTTAAACTCGTCTCCCATATCTTCGTCTCCTCTGGTGCTGGTTTGGCCCGTTTGGGGGTCTACATCTGTCTCTCGATCCTTCCTTTGATCT TTTTGTGCCCTTTATGTTAC ATATACCAAGAACGGCATttcaattttcttcttcttgggcTGTTTACGGTGTCAACCAGCTTCGCCGTCGGGATGACTCGCGCATCCACAAATG GAAAAGTCATTTTGGAAGCTGCTATTCTCACAGCAGTAGTGGTGCTTAGTCTCACTCTGTACACATTCTGGGCTGCGAGGCGGGGCCACGACTTGAACTTTCTTGGTCCATTTCTGTTTGCTGCTCTCTGGGTAGTGCTGGTTTTTGCTCTCATCCAG ATTCTATTTCCACTTGGGAAATTGTCCACGATGATATACGGCGGACCGGCAGCAATGGTATTCTCTGACTACATTGTATACGAAACTAACAATCTAATCAAACTCTATAGCTATGATCTATATATCTGGGCAGCTATTTCGTTGTATCTGGACATCCTCAATTTATTCCTCTCGTTACTCACTTTGTTCAGGGCTGCTGATAGTTGA